From the Acaryochloris thomasi RCC1774 genome, one window contains:
- a CDS encoding RNB domain-containing ribonuclease: MLPRVLSEDALSLQEGQPRATLTFELELDPTGKVTGCRIFESQLQSAKRFSYSQADYAISHPKLRWHSTLKLMQEWTAKLNAQRKATGALGAMSVFGSKVYLDEEGRITNNPNARFHSHRIIEEMMIAANTAAAQWLADRDQPALYRNHTAKAIAPGQDDMLQALLVAGSAQEIRRRLMSWLNKAEYGPALIGHFALNLPAYGHFTSPIRRVADLINHRIIKALLRGEASPYSKEDLENLGRHINGTVLEEEQRTSTYFKDKAKQELQEKLESDESFDELPEKEFSRLIKHAEGELPPALAEEVRSRLSQGRLVVLDYYLLLIQGRDRELQERVLSHLESKTQDAASVLSMAVSQEQEWEKLEYTELSQEGSFLAWAEVYIDGDVRTTVGPGCDRRKLAAKHRACWLWLCSFVRGELAGVDARVVPEQPVVESAVEPVVEPRELKLKAILEKPLVDGQNHVGTLIEICQLMDWESPVFVYEERSEGFYCRCACAGVVGDAIAQKKKLAKQRAASSVLLHLAELRTNWSYLKH, encoded by the coding sequence ATGTTGCCGCGAGTCCTCAGCGAGGATGCCCTGAGCCTACAGGAAGGCCAACCCCGAGCCACATTGACGTTCGAGCTAGAGCTAGACCCAACAGGCAAAGTCACTGGCTGCAGAATCTTCGAGTCTCAGCTCCAGAGTGCAAAGCGGTTCAGCTACTCCCAGGCCGACTATGCGATCAGCCACCCAAAACTCCGATGGCACAGCACGCTGAAGCTGATGCAGGAGTGGACCGCAAAGCTGAACGCGCAGCGGAAGGCAACAGGGGCACTCGGGGCCATGTCCGTCTTCGGCAGCAAGGTCTACCTCGACGAAGAAGGGCGAATTACCAACAATCCAAATGCCAGATTCCACAGCCATCGCATCATTGAGGAAATGATGATTGCGGCCAACACTGCCGCCGCCCAATGGCTAGCCGACCGCGATCAACCAGCGCTCTACCGCAACCACACGGCAAAAGCGATCGCACCCGGCCAGGACGACATGCTGCAGGCATTGCTGGTGGCGGGGTCTGCTCAGGAGATACGACGGCGGTTGATGAGCTGGCTCAATAAGGCTGAATATGGACCGGCGCTGATTGGACACTTTGCGCTCAATCTTCCGGCATACGGGCACTTCACTTCGCCTATTCGTCGAGTTGCCGACTTGATCAACCATCGGATCATAAAGGCTCTGCTACGCGGGGAGGCGTCCCCCTATTCAAAGGAGGATCTAGAGAATTTAGGTCGGCATATCAATGGGACTGTGCTCGAAGAAGAACAACGCACCAGCACCTACTTCAAGGACAAGGCGAAGCAGGAGCTACAGGAAAAGCTGGAGTCTGATGAGAGTTTTGATGAGCTGCCCGAGAAGGAATTCTCGCGGTTGATCAAACATGCTGAGGGTGAGCTGCCGCCTGCTCTGGCAGAGGAGGTGCGATCGCGCTTGTCTCAGGGGAGGCTGGTGGTGCTCGACTACTATTTATTGCTTATACAAGGAAGGGACCGGGAGCTGCAGGAGCGGGTTCTCTCGCACCTTGAGAGTAAAACTCAGGATGCAGCAAGCGTCTTGTCTATGGCCGTTTCTCAAGAGCAAGAGTGGGAGAAACTGGAATATACAGAGTTATCGCAGGAGGGTTCTTTCTTGGCCTGGGCTGAAGTATACATCGATGGCGATGTGCGGACGACGGTGGGGCCGGGTTGCGATCGGCGGAAGCTGGCGGCGAAGCATCGGGCTTGTTGGCTGTGGCTCTGTAGCTTTGTTCGCGGGGAGCTGGCGGGAGTCGATGCGCGGGTAGTGCCGGAGCAGCCGGTGGTTGAGAGTGCAGTAGAGCCGGTGGTGGAACCGCGTGAACTGAAGCTGAAGGCAATTCTAGAGAAGCCTTTGGTGGATGGACAGAACCATGTGGGGACTTTAATTGAAATCTGTCAGTTGATGGATTGGGAGTCTCCAGTCTTTGTATACGAGGAGCGATCGGAGGGGTTCTACTGCCGGTGCGCTTGTGCTGGGGTTGTGGGGGATGCGATCGCGCAGAAGAAAAAGTTGGCGAAGCAGAGGGCGGCATCTAGTGTTCTATTACATTTGGCAGAGCTTA
- a CDS encoding RNB domain-containing ribonuclease — translation MPQLLFSAPVLTQAKTIATHPHHYDRPQVQGFTIDGPTSLDLDDAIWLEETETGATLQVHISDVSEHIPPGTPLDESAIATTRSDTTSRATIQCCRESSARMP, via the coding sequence ATGCCCCAGCTTCTTTTCAGCGCCCCTGTCCTCACCCAAGCCAAAACGATCGCAACCCACCCCCATCACTACGATCGCCCCCAGGTCCAGGGGTTCACCATCGACGGCCCCACATCTCTCGACCTCGACGATGCGATCTGGCTAGAGGAAACAGAGACTGGCGCAACTCTCCAAGTCCATATCAGCGATGTATCAGAACATATCCCCCCAGGCACTCCCCTAGATGAAAGTGCGATCGCAACCACCCGAAGCGATACTACAAGCAGGGCAACGATCCAATGTTGCCGCGAGTCCTCAGCGAGGATGCCCTGA